A window of Salmo trutta chromosome 33, fSalTru1.1, whole genome shotgun sequence genomic DNA:
AAACAAGGTTATTGTCTTGACCACACCAGTTTGTCTTCTTCAAGATAGTAGTGTATATCACCTAAGCCAATGATGACATCCCCAGCAGTTCCAGAATGCCTTGCAGGATGGGTGTTCTGGTTTGGAACAGAGTGTGGGGAAGACCTCTGtgctatataaactcagcaaaaaaagaaacatccctttttcagaaccctgtctttcaaagataatcattgtaaagggtttaaacactgttttccatgcttgttcaatgtaccataaacaactaatgaacatgcacctgtggaacggtcattaagacactaacagcttacagacagttggcaattaaggtcactgttatgaaaacttaggacactaaagaagcctttctactgactctgaaaaacaccaaaggaaagatgcccagtgtccctgctcGTCTGCGTGAACAggccttaagcatgctgcaatgaggcatgaggactgcaataaattgcaatgtccgtactgtgagacgtctaagacagtgctacagggagacaggacggacagctgattgtcctcacagtggcaCACCACATgtaaaaacacctgcacaggatcggtacatccgaacatcacacctgcgggacaggtacaggatggcaacaacaactgcccgagttacaccaggaatgcacaatccctccatcagtgctcagactgtccgcaataggcagagagaggctggactgagggcttgcaggcctgttgtaaggcagggcctcaccagacatcaccggcaacaacattgcctatgggaacaaacccaccgtcgctggaccagacaggactggcaaaaagtgctcttcactgacgagtcgcggttttatctcaccaggggtgatggtcggattcgcgtttatcgtcgaagatatgagcgttacaccgaagcctgtactctggagcgggatcgatttggaggtggagggtctgtcatggtctgaggcggtgtgtcacagcatcatcagactgagcttgttgtcattgcaggcaatctcaacgctgtgcgttacagggaagacatcctcctccctcatttggtacacttcctgcaggctcatcctaacatgaccctccagcatgacaatgccaccagccatactgctcgttctgtgcatgatttcctgcaagacaggaatgtcagtgttctgctatggccagcgaagagcccagatctcaatcccattgagcacatttgggacctgttggatcggagggtgagggctagggccattccacccagaaatgtccgggaacttgcaggtgccttggtggaagagtggggtaacatctcacagcaagaactggcaaatctagtgcaatccatgaggaggagatgcactgcagtacttaatgcagctggtggccacaccagatactgactgttacttttgattttgaccccccctttgttcagggacacattattccatttctgttagtcacatgtctgtggaacttgttgagtttatgtctcagttgttgaatcttgttatgttcatacaaatatttacacgttaagtttgctgaaaataaacacagttgacagtgagaggatgtttctttttttgttgagtttagttcTAAAGCCATATGAGGACAGACTAGGGATATACCTTGAATTAGGTGTTCTTTTGTGGTCTATAAACTCTTTTCAACATTGACACTGAATGTGGCATTTATCATCGATTACATTGCCAATTGTAGACCTAAATCTTGGCCATGTATAAAGTTGAAATGCACGTAACCTGTGTTTTCAGACAGAGCTGACATTGACCCAGTTTGTCTCAATTTGGTGACTAAGAGAGAGTGACTCAAAGGAAAATTAAAACCAGATCCTTCCCAGCATTATAAGCTTGGAATTTAATGTCACTTATAATTTTCTCTAGTCTACTACATCACCAGACCGCTCCCTATCCCGCCACCAAACCCAATGCACCACCTTTATGTTGTCTAAGTTACTTTAGACTGACAGATAACAGAGGTGGAAGTGCCAGTTATACCTCAGTTTGGCACCTAACATGAAAAACTGTGCATTCCTTGTTTCCTAAACTAACAGTCAGTTGGATGATGCATCACGTTCAGTGTTCAAGGAGAACGTTCGTCTCAGCGAGGCTCTCAGCTGCCATATGAAGGAGGTAGATGACCTGAGGAAGATGACTGTGTCATTGACTGAGGAAAACACCTCCCTGGCACTGCATAAGGTATACTGGTACCATGGCACGTCAAACAGAGCAGTGGGCATTTTCATGCACTGGCAGCGCCTGGACAAAACcaataaattgtatttatttatgtggCAGATCTCCAGTGGACATACAGTATTTTAGATGGTATTTcccctgttttatttatttttgatgaCCCCGTGTTTGTTTTGCTTGCGGCCCCTCTTTCCCCTCACCTCCACAGTACGAGCCAGTATCTCGTGGTTGGTAGGTGTGGTGAGTTTCCACTGGCTTCTGGGTTCCAAGTCATTGGCTTCCCCCCAAGCATTTTTTGCACTGTTTCTCTAAGGCAAATAAATACAGTGTACCATAATCTCATCCCTGATTATGTCGATAAAGCAAGGATACTATGAAGTCACCCCAGCTCAGTATTTCTTCCAATCATTCTTCCATTCGGCAATCATTCTTTCATTCTCAATCCTTCTTCCATTTGACAGTTAAGCCCCGCAAAACATAATCCATTTATCAACATGCCATTTAGTGGCTTTAATGAATTACATTACTTTGGAGAATGCCTTATGTATATTTTCATTATAATCTCAACCCAATTTTAAGACTAACCCCTCAATTCTTCCTATATTTTCCACCCTTAGGAGACCAGTGAGCTGATGATGAAGGAGAATGTGTCCCAGGTAAGGGCCCAGAATGAGGAGATAGCAGAGCTTAGGGGGAAGGTGGGGACGTTGGAGCAGGCCCTGGGGCTCATGGTGGGGGAGTTtgagagagacaaggaggagaCGCAGAACCGAGCCCTGGTCAGCACCCAGGCCGGCCAGGTGGAGCTGGATAAGCTGCAGAAGCTGCTGGCcatgagggagaaggagatgggGCGAGTGAAGCGTCTGGCACGCAGCATCGTGGAGCAGCGCACAGAGCTGGAGTGCTTCTTTCAGGAGGCTTTGGGCCAGGTGAAGCAAGAGATCCAGGCTAGCCGGTTGCAGTACAGGCAGGAGGCCCTGGAGGCCTACCGCAGGAGGATGAGTGAGGCTCGGTCAGGCAAACAGGAGTACCCCCGCATCCGCACCTTCCACAAAACCCCTCACAGCACCAACAGTGTCTATACCGACCTGGAAGAGGCAGAGAAGTGGTAAGGCCTGCCTGCGGTCTTTACCACCACTTACCGTACATTTCCCCATTGCTATGGTAGAAACCGTTCCTACTTGGAAATCTATTTTTCCACTACACTTGTGTTTCAGGAACAATCTCCAGAGCAACAAGGTTGACATCTCTGAACTCACATGGGAGCAGAAGGAGAAAGTTCTTAGACTGCTGTTTGCCAAAATGAACGGACAGAAAGCAAGGTAACAGCTAGCTACTACATTGTgtgggtcctgtgttgtctgCCAGCAGACATGCTCATTGTTAGCTTCCCTATTATCTCATTTCTATTTCTACTGCGTTCTGTTTAGAATGATACCATCAAATTGGAATCATTAAACATGAAAACGAAACCCCTAGCACAATAAAGTGTTGAGAACAAAACACAGTGACACCATAAGAAGCATGAGCTGTGCTGCAGTCTGGGAGAGGGCCTTTATTTGTGACTCCTTTTTAATGTCTTAAACAGCTCTTTTCTCAGCAAAAGAGGATACCATAAAACATCAGTTAGGTTTAAACCAATTTTCTTTTCCGTCCAGCGGCTTAAAAAGAATGAAGAAAGAGTCTGGGCACAATAGTAAAAATAGGGCCGGCCACAGAGTCGTGTGCTTGAAAACAAACATCTGGCCACGCAGATTTGCCTTCAGCCTCTTGGCCCCACTTTACGCACACAAGGGGTTTATTTCGTTTTTGAACGCCTGTGGTCAGGGAACCACCGGTAACATGATTTTCAAATTGAGGGCAGGGGATCTGAATGTATAAGGGGGTATTGGAGGACAGAAATGTACATTCATGGCAATGTCAACATTACCCTGGCATCTAGCCTTGCAAACATACATCATTTGGCAACGTAGGGTGAATTTACAGCAACCCAGTAGAGTATGAATCATGACCTGATGTAACCCTTACAGGGCCTTTCTGCAGTCAACAGCTAGAGAGAACAGGTGCCACAGTATGGTAAAACATGCCTTTTTAAAATGTACAGCATTTCAATGCAACTCTGCAACTTATTTAGCAGGAAACTGAGTCAACCTTTGGCGTTGTCTGCGTCCCCAGAGAGGAACCAGAACGACATTGATCCCGGGTAAGACACAAAAAGATTCCTGATTGTGATTTATCAGACCttattgatttttttttgttacataaTGACATGTCTTGCAGAATTACAGAGGAGCCGTCCCATGTGACCTTCATCACCCAGGCGTCTGTGTCCAACCTGCCCTCGAACCCCAGCGCCCTGCCGGATATCCAGACCACATGACCTATCCCTGCAGTGTTAATCGGTCTGAGAAATGTGCTGGTCCAAATGAAGTGTCTCTAGAATTATGTGGATGGTTATGTGAAAAATGTTTCTATGGTATTTTCTCATTGTCATCAATTCAAAGCTTACTTGAACTTAGATAGACAGGGTACAaacaggagacagagacagatggacGATAAAGGGTTCAATTTAAACTGATGGCTTTTTATTCAAACGCAACCTGTTCAGGTCTAAATTAAGTACATGAATAACTGCACCACAGCAAGTGTGCATAAAACACATCTCAAATATTCAGATGcactgaatgtattgtaatgaccctgggtcccacttctgacaccaatgtaatgaacaggcagggagcaggtctcgaaccctcgaccttcaagcccgaagtccggcgcgctatcgactgtgccgcaaaagcatgctcaagcggcagagtcgatttccgcgcttataaacccagggtcgttacagtatGATTAATAGTGGCATCACATTTGGCAGCAACACATTCATCAACATCATAATGGTGGTGAGGCAGTATATTTTGAACACAGATGTTGCATACATAGAAAAGATATGCGAGTGCTTTACACTGTTTTAACTGCTCCACAGTTATTTGCATTGTTTCCAAAATCGTAACATAGATACCCAGACACATAATTAGTAGAAACGTTCATATAACAAAGGAACTGTCATTCAATGATGAAGCCAAACTATTGATCCACAGTGAGTGAATGAATCTTGAGATACCATtgaaaaaataaaatcacatCTTGTGTACAAATTCTACATTAAGGCTTGTAAAATGACTATGGGTAATTATCAACTCATGGCGACAGGACTGCACAGTAGTTTTAAAATGT
This region includes:
- the LOC115172594 gene encoding basal body-orientation factor 1 isoform X1, which translates into the protein MGHASEYIRHRVALIGKGKKEGKHESKVDKESDIEKAKANAALWEARLDVTEHSRVEYREATRRLARANEELTNQQYRAEKDTVDIIAFLKRKDAEKEEKITRLEGQLKSKKKQALEENEQLVAEYTLKINELEEKFEKRSNEFRMIQGELKTIKEFRKKKAQMEQELNSIKESMYIADREHKESLARMEHKFFSEKVRLEKEAEQRIAQLAERAHNEAIVQLDDASRSVFKENVRLSEALSCHMKEVDDLRKMTVSLTEENTSLALHKETSELMMKENVSQVRAQNEEIAELRGKVGTLEQALGLMVGEFERDKEETQNRALVSTQAGQVELDKLQKLLAMREKEMGRVKRLARSIVEQRTELECFFQEALGQVKQEIQASRLQYRQEALEAYRRRMSEARSGKQEYPRIRTFHKTPHSTNSVYTDLEEAEKWNNLQSNKVDISELTWEQKEKVLRLLFAKMNGQKARKLSQPLALSASPERNQNDIDPGITEEPSHVTFITQASVSNLPSNPSALPDIQTT
- the LOC115172594 gene encoding basal body-orientation factor 1 isoform X3 → MPKKKGKNGKKSKGKGKKEGKHESKVDKESDIEKAKANAALWEARLDVTEHSRVEYREATRRLARANEELTNQQYRAEKDTVDIIAFLKRKDAEKEEKITRLEGQLKSKKKQALEENEQLVAEYTLKINELEEKFEKRSNEFRMIQGELKTIKEFRKKKAQMEQELNSIKESMYIADREHKESLARMEHKFFSEKVRLEKEAEQRIAQLAERAHNEAIVQLDDASRSVFKENVRLSEALSCHMKEVDDLRKMTVSLTEENTSLALHKETSELMMKENVSQVRAQNEEIAELRGKVGTLEQALGLMVGEFERDKEETQNRALVSTQAGQVELDKLQKLLAMREKEMGRVKRLARSIVEQRTELECFFQEALGQVKQEIQASRLQYRQEALEAYRRRMSEARSGKQEYPRIRTFHKTPHSTNSVYTDLEEAEKWNNLQSNKVDISELTWEQKEKVLRLLFAKMNGQKARKLSQPLALSASPERNQNDIDPGITEEPSHVTFITQASVSNLPSNPSALPDIQTT
- the LOC115172594 gene encoding basal body-orientation factor 1 isoform X2, whose product is MPKKKGKNGKKSKGKGKKEGKHESKVDKESDIEKAKANAALWEARLDVTEHSRVEYREATRRLARANEELTNQQYRAEKDTVDIIAFLKRKDAEKEEKITRLEGQLKSKKKQALEENEQLVAEYTLKINELEEKFEKRSNEFRMIQGELKTIKEFRKKKAQMEQELNSIKESMYIADREHKESLARMEHKFFSEKVRLEKEAEQRIAQLAERAHNEAIVQLDDASRSVFKENVRLSEALSCHMKEVDDLRKMTVSLTEENTSLALHKETSELMMKENVSQVRAQNEEIAELRGKVGTLEQALGLMVGEFERDKEETQNRALVSTQAGQVELDKLQKLLAMREKEMGRVKRLARSIVEQRTELECFFQEALGQVKQEIQASRLQYRQEALEAYRRRMSEARSGKQEYPRIRTFHKTPHSTNSVYTDLEEAEKWNNLQSNKVDISELTWEQKEKVLRLLFAKMNGQKASRKLSQPLALSASPERNQNDIDPGITEEPSHVTFITQASVSNLPSNPSALPDIQTT